The proteins below come from a single Juglans regia cultivar Chandler chromosome 12, Walnut 2.0, whole genome shotgun sequence genomic window:
- the LOC108981310 gene encoding KIN14B-interacting protein At4g14310-like, giving the protein MSVSSACRLKDRGAAAIKPSKPLTPISISSKNAISTSHKSSSTGKENPRPASRPRAASQKPVIRPVPRVDKAAAASIVPSKDRDTRVRSSTSAQRGRAPSPEFIRVFSDRRVSVGVSGGKGVESGKRKEFKCSSVKGSEGNENGHRVLRDRNESSKTGVNLDKKGAACEESETKSERTDKSLNKIGALDNCIVKVNRSATLIRSSDASFNFDENFRDEFGVDAGLNSKVVVVKVGNGVDECADEVGEKSSVNEMVLEIPKEELSEEGVGSRFGNKYPSKLHEKLAFLEGKVKRIASDIKKTKEMLDMNNPDASKVILSDIQNKISGIQKAMDNVGGKSDGKTGLSKGIGDDENEIADKGKSKEPHNAKTSVKGLSSEELEARLFPHHKLLKNRIPLKATSESSQSHEPLVVGPNWESKVDGKSFSSIDENSIAIEFLASLNEEQNEVTGRVGQADMECCEVQEMDGATSTVGQDSSNMFNVKRDVELILTTDETLDEFDDQENRQGAVLGEGTDDTCIYQVNEIGRKTSTGGWFVSEGEAVLLAHDDGSCSFYDITNSEEKAEYKPPPGVSPDIWRDCWIIRAPGADGCSGRYVVAASAGNAMDSGFCSWDFYTKDVRAFQIESGTTTSRTVLGPVPSNIVHRRTALSNILAPENRQWWYKPCGPLIISIASCQKGVRVFDIRDGEQVLKWEVEKPVLTMDYSSPLHWRNRGKVVLAEAETISVWDVNSLSPQALLSVSSSGRKISALHVNNTDAELGGGVRQRVSSSEAEGNDGVFCTPDSINILDFRHPSGIGLKIPKLGVNAQSIFSRGDSIFLGCSVVRSGGKKQPSSQVQQFSLRKQRLFSTYALPESNAHSHYTSITQAWGNSNLVMGVCGLGLFVFDGLRDDSLLSFPTDSGNAQKSREVIGPDDMYSPSFDYLSSRALLISRDRPAVWRHLPEV; this is encoded by the exons ATGTCCGTTTCATCGGCTTGCCGTCTGAAAGACCGTGGCGCCGCCGCCATCAAGCCTTCTAAACCCCTAACCCCAATCTCAATCTCCAGCAAGAACGCCATCAGCACTTCACACAAATCTTCATCTACCGGTAAGGAGAATCCCAGGCCCGCTTCTCGGCCTCGTGCTGCTTCCCAGAAGCCCGTGATCCGGCCAGTGCCGCGCGTCGACAAGGCCGCCGCCGCGTCGATCGTTCCCAGTAAAGACAGAGATACACGTGTCCGGTCGTCCACGTCGGCCCAGAGAGGTAGGGCCCCTAGTCCTGAGTTTATTAGGGTTTTCTCCGATCGGAGGGTCTCGGTGGGTGTGAGTGGTGGTAAGGGCGTAGAGAGTGGGAAGCGGAAGGAGTTTAAGTGTTCGAGTGTGAAAGGGAGCGAGGGGAATGAGAACGGGCATAGAGTTCTCAGGGATCGTAATGAGAGTTCTAAAACTGGAGTCAATTTGGACAAAAAGGGTGCGGCTTGTGAGGAATCGGAAACGAAAAGCGAGAGAACTGataaaagtttgaataaaattgGGGCTTTGGACAACTGTATAGTTAAAGTTAATCGAAGCGCCACTTTGATACGATCGAGTGACGCCAGTTTCAATTTCGATGAAAATTTTCGAGATGAGTTTGGGGTTGATGCTGGTTTGAACTCGAAAGTGGTAGTTGTCAAGGTTGGAAATGGTGTTGATGAATGTGCGGATGAGGTTGGTGAGAAGTCTTCGGTTAACGAAATGGTTTTAGAGATTCCTAAAGAGGAGTTAAGTGAAGAAGGGGTAGGCAGTCGGTTTGGTAACAAGTATCCAAGCAAGCTACATGAGAAGCTTGCTTTTTTGGAAGGCAAGGTGAAGAGAATTGCATCAGACATTAAGAAGACGAAGGAGATGCTGGATATGAATAACCCGGATGCATCAAAGGTGATACTTTCGGATATTCAGAACAAGATTTCCGGGATTCAGAAGGCAATGGATAATGTTGGAGGCAAATCTGATGGTAAAACCGGATTGTCAAAAGGAATTGGTGACGATGAGAATGAGATAGCTGATAAGGGAAAGAGTAAGGAACCTCATAATGCTAAAACCTCTGTCAAAGGATTGAGTAGCGAGGAACTGGAAGCAAGGCTCTTTCCTCATCATAAGTTGCTAAAAAATCGGATCCCTCTGAAAGCGACATCAGAAAGCTCTCAAAGTCATGAACCCCTTGTTGTAGGACCGAATTGGGAGTCAAAAGTAGATGGGAAGTCGTTTAGCTCTATTGATGAGAATTCTATAGCAATTGAGTTCTTAGCTTCCCTGAATGAAGAGCAAAATGAAGTCACCGGAAGGGTTGGGCAGGCTGATATGGAATGCTGTGAAGTTCAAGAAATGGATGGTGCTACATCTACGGTAGGACAAGATTCTTCAAATATGTTCAATGTAAAGCGTGATGTTGAGCTAATTCTCACAACTGACGAGACACTTGATGAGTTTGATGATCAAGAGAATAGGCAGGGTGCGGTACTTGGTGAGGGGACAGATGATACTTGCATTTATCAGGTGAATGAAATTGGTCGTAAGACCTCAACAGGAGGATGGTTTGTCTCTGAGGGGGAGGCAGTTCTTCTTGCCCACGATGATGGTTCTTGCTCCTTTTATGATATTACTAATTCCGAG GAGAAGGCCGAGTACAAACCACCCCCTGGAGTCTCACCTGATATATGGAGGGATTGTTGGATAATTCGCGCCCCTGGTGCAGATGGTTGCTCGGGAAGATATGTCGTGGCTGCATCTGCTGGGAATGCTATGGATTCAGGTTTCTGTTCTTGGGATTTCTATACTAAAGATGTGCGAGCTTTTCAAATTGAAAGTGGGACAACCACATCAAGAACAGTACTTGGCCCCGTACCCAGTAATATTGTGCATAGAAGAACTGCTCTTTCTAATATTCTGGCCCCGGAAAATCGACAATGGTGGTATAAACCCTGTGGACCTCTTATCATTTCAATTGCCAGCTGTCAGAAGGGTGTGAGAGTTTTTGACATCCGTGATGGGGAGCAAGTTTTGAAATGGGAGGTGGAGAAGCCTGTGTTAACAATGGATTATTCAAGCCCATTACATTGGAGAAACAGGGGAAAAGTAGTTCTAGCTGAAGCAGAAACAATTTCTGTGTGGGATGTTAACTCTCTGAGTCCTCAAGCACTATTATCCGTGTCTTCATCTGGTCGAAAAATTTCTGCTCTTCATGTCAACAATACTGATGCTGAATTAGGTGGTGGGGTTCGTCAAAG AGTAAGTTCGTCGGAAGCAGAGGGGAATGATGGAGTTTTCTGCACCCCagattctattaatattttggaTTTCCGCCACCCGTCTGGTATAGGACTTAAGATCCCGAAACTGGGTGTCAATGCACAGTCAATTTTCTCTCGTGGAGATTCCATCTTTCTTGGCTGTTCTGTTGTAAGATCAGGTGGGAAAAAGCAACCTTCTTCCCAGGTGCAACAGTTCTCGTTGCGGAAACAAAGGCTATTTAGCACTTACGCTTTGCCAGAATCCAATGCACACTCCCATTACACATCAATAACACAAGCATGGGGGAATTCAAACCTTGTAATGGGTGTTTGCGGATTGGGCCTATTTGTGTTCGATGGCCTGAGGGATGATTCATTGCTGTCTTTCCCCACTGATTCTGGAAACGCTCAGAAATCGAGGGAAGTCATTGGTCCAGATGATATGTATTCCCCTTCCTTCGATTACTTATCATCTCGTGCCCTCCTTATATCAAGAGATCGCCCAGCTGTGTGGAGGCACTTACCGGAGGTATGA